A genomic segment from Gossypium hirsutum isolate 1008001.06 chromosome D04, Gossypium_hirsutum_v2.1, whole genome shotgun sequence encodes:
- the LOC107959718 gene encoding mitogen-activated protein kinase 20 yields MQPDHQKKSSTEMDFFSEYGDATRFKIQEVIGKGSYGVVCSAIDTHTGEKVAIKKIHDIFEHISDAARILREIKLLRLLRHPDIVEIKHIMLPPSRRDFKDIYVVFELMESDLHQVIKANDDLTREHYQFFLYQLLRALKYIHTANVYHRDLKPKNILANANCKLKICDFGLARVAFNDTPMTIFWTDYVATRWYRAPELCGSFFSKYTPAIDIWSIGCIFAEVLTGKPLFPGKNVVHQLDLMTDLLGTPSLDTISRVRNEKARRYLTSMRKKQSIPFEQKIPNADPSALRLLQRLLAFDPKDRPTAEEALADPYFKGLARVEREPSCQPITKMEFEFERRRVTKDDIQELIFREILEYHPQLRKDHMNGTERANFLYPSAVDQFKKQFAHLEENGGKSAPVIPLERKHVSLPRSTIVHSNTIAPKEQQPSLKSLKERQNAEEAYQASKSLQAQQRIPLAKPGKIVGPVALYENGTIMKDAYDTRTFIRSTGLPPQAVHPAYTYSKSNTGNQERSERELPSQAKQGPQCSMAAKFAPDIAINIDSNPFFMTRVKKVEPADNRITNDTNLLQARGHYSGIGVGASAAATGPAQRKAGTVQYGMTRMY; encoded by the exons ATGCAGCCAGATCACCAAAAGAAG AGTTCAACAGAGATGGACTTTTTCTCTGAATATGGTGATGCCACTAGATTTAAGATTCAAGAAGTTATAGGAAAAGGCAGTTATGGTGTTGTGTGCTCTGCAATTGACACCCATACTGGTGAAAAAGTGGCGATCAAGAAAATACATGATATTTTTGAGCATATTTCTGATGCTGCCCGAATTCTTCGTGAGATAAAGCTGCTCAGACTTCTTCGGCATCCTGATATTGTTGAGATTAAACACATTATGCTGCCTCCATCCCGCAGGGACTTCAAAGATATTTATGTTGTTTTTGAGCTCATGGAGTCAGATCTTCATCAAGTTATTAAAGCTAATGATGATTTGACTAGAGAGCACTACCAGTTTTTCCTTTACCAGCTACTGCGTGCATTGAAATATATTCACACTG CAAATGTCTACCATAGAGACTTAAAACCCAAGAATATTTTGGCAAATGCAAACTGCAAGCTTAAGATATGTGATTTTGGTTTAGCTAGAGTTGCATTTAATGATACACCTATGACAATTTTCTGGACG GATTACGTTGCTACAAGATGGTATAGAGCTCCAGAACTCTGTGGATCCTTTTTCTCCAAG TATACACCTGCAATTGATATATGGAGTATAGGGTGCATCTTTGCTGAGGTATTAACTGGGAAGCCACTTTTTCCGGGTAAAAACGTAGTTCACCAGCTGGATTTGATGACTGATCTGCTTGGTACACCTTCATTAGATACCATCTCTCGA GTTCGTAATGAAAAGGCAAGAAGATACTTAACTAGCATGAGAAAAAAGCAATCGATCCCATTTGAACAAAAAATTCCAAATGCAGATCCTTCGGCTCTACGTCTACTGCAAAGATTGCTTGCCTTTGATCCAAAAGACCGGCCAACAGCTGAAGAG GCTCTTGCTGATCCTTACTTTAAGGGGCTGGCAAGAGTTGAGAGGGAGCCTTCATGTCAACCAATTACAAAGATGGAGTTTGAATTTGAGAGGCGAAGGGTCACAAAAGATGATATACAAGAGCTAATTTTCCGTGAGATACTGGAGTACCATCCTCAGCTGCGGAAAGATCATATGAATGGAACTGAGAGGGCAAACTTTCTCTATCCAAG TGCGGTTGATCAATTCAAAAAGCAGTTTGCACATCTCGAGGAAAATGGTGGTAAAAGTGCACCAGTTATTCCACTCGAAAGAAAGCATGTCTCCCTTCCGAG GTCAACAATTGTACATTCCAATACCATTGCCCCTAAAGAGCAGCAGCCAAGCCTCAAGTCCTTAAAAGAGAGACAAAATGCAGAGGAGGCATATCAAGCCTCAAAATCCTTGCAGGCACAACAAAGAATCCCTCTAG CTAAACCGGGAAAGATAGTAGGCCCCGTTGCGCTGTATGAGAATGGAACAATCATGAAAGATGCCTATGATACGAGAACGTTCATAAGAAGCACAGGTCTTCCACCACAGGCTGTCCACCCTGCATATACTTATTCAAAATCTAACACTGGAAATCAAGAAAGAAGCGAAAGGGAGTTGCCTTCCCAAGCTAAACAAGGTCCTCAATGCAGCATGGCAGCCAAATTTGCACCGGATATAGCTATCAACATCGACTCGAACCCATTTTTCATGACCAGAGTGAAGAAGGTGGAGCCGGCTGACAATAGAATCACCAATGATACGAACTTGCTGCAGGCAAGAGGTCATTATAGTGGAATAGGTGTTGGTGCAAGTGCTGCAGCAACAGGCCCTGCTCAACGGAAGGCGGGAACGGTTCAATATGGCATGACAAGGATGTATTAG